A DNA window from Phycisphaerales bacterium AB-hyl4 contains the following coding sequences:
- a CDS encoding substrate-binding domain-containing protein, producing the protein MLDFSRSSQNDLTLRRFCDIYSRSGLVLCCCIFRNVSPAIGVVMAMARPEIANRTDALAQVRMFLEQELRGRSVGEALPPVRVLQQHAGVGRIRLERVLSEFEKQGRIERRSRSGIYKTSDEQANPTLSMIELVVCDYGSDALHGSWFAAAVVNTLSKEAGERGLGLRFRQFPLGAPVSSYEELAAETSLKAAILLYPHAPDLAAMFENHGVATVALCPRILQRNAANVLWRPRKCVALQLEHLWELGHERIGYLDHLKPEPDVINTTMLFRREAFYRLMAERGLRIASNWVQPADGDPTNINKALSAMFDGSRPPTAVIASDSQLHAVYRFVGSRGWQVGREVSVVGTDDLPESVQVHPKATTVRNSREELAAKAFEVLQDRVAGGGTPANLLVEPRLVVRESTAPASNPNRL; encoded by the coding sequence ATGCTGGATTTCAGCAGGTCTTCCCAAAATGATTTGACTCTGCGCCGGTTCTGTGATATTTATAGTCGATCTGGTTTGGTTTTGTGTTGTTGCATTTTCCGGAACGTCTCTCCGGCGATAGGGGTTGTGATGGCAATGGCTCGCCCTGAAATTGCGAATCGGACTGACGCACTCGCTCAAGTGCGGATGTTTCTTGAGCAGGAGTTGAGAGGACGGTCGGTCGGTGAGGCGCTGCCGCCCGTCAGGGTGTTACAGCAGCATGCTGGCGTGGGGCGGATCCGGCTCGAACGCGTGCTGAGCGAGTTCGAGAAGCAGGGCCGAATCGAACGCCGGTCCCGCTCGGGCATTTACAAAACCAGCGATGAGCAGGCGAACCCCACCTTATCGATGATCGAATTGGTCGTCTGCGACTATGGCAGCGATGCCCTTCATGGCTCGTGGTTTGCCGCGGCAGTTGTTAACACGCTCTCAAAAGAAGCGGGCGAGCGGGGTTTGGGGCTGCGCTTTCGGCAGTTTCCGCTGGGGGCTCCGGTCTCCAGTTACGAGGAACTTGCGGCCGAGACGTCATTAAAAGCAGCGATCCTGCTCTACCCACATGCGCCCGATCTCGCCGCCATGTTTGAGAACCATGGCGTTGCGACGGTAGCGCTTTGCCCGCGCATTCTTCAGCGCAACGCCGCCAACGTCCTGTGGCGCCCCAGGAAATGCGTCGCCCTTCAACTTGAACATCTGTGGGAACTCGGCCATGAGCGAATCGGCTACCTTGACCACCTCAAGCCTGAGCCTGATGTCATCAACACCACGATGCTGTTTCGCCGGGAGGCGTTTTACCGTCTGATGGCGGAACGTGGACTGCGCATTGCTTCGAATTGGGTCCAGCCGGCCGACGGCGATCCGACCAATATCAATAAGGCCTTGTCCGCGATGTTCGACGGATCACGTCCGCCCACCGCCGTGATTGCCAGCGACAGTCAGTTGCATGCAGTCTACCGCTTCGTCGGCTCCCGCGGCTGGCAGGTGGGGCGTGAGGTGTCGGTCGTCGGCACGGATGATCTGCCCGAGTCTGTGCAGGTGCATCCCAAGGCCACCACCGTGCGAAATTCGCGAGAAGAACTTGCCGCCAAGGCTTTCGAAGTGCTTCAGGATCGCGTCGCGGGCGGAGGGACGCCTGCAAACCTGTTGGTCGAACCCCGCCTGGTCGTGCGGGAATCCACTGCACCGGCAAGCAATCCAAATCGATTATGA
- a CDS encoding alpha/beta hydrolase family protein: MSSFEPDSPAASAFDPSQRRLPWDEHEALVAQATPAMAYRGGDFASWTMQARQRLVDRLGLDPQEENRAFEVAVVWDRPHRLGRIQKLLLRAPGLADMPMYWCLPAETQAPLPVMICLQGHTTGMHCSIGVRFEDESVSEPAGNDRDFALQCLERGVAALCIEQRGFGERRDSVERQCDCQHMAMRALMLGRTLVGERVADVNLACRWLADQPAVDTSRIGIMGNSGGGTTSIYAAALLKAIHLAVPSCSFGRWYDTWFTGSRCVCGYVPGMLHHLDLPDVLALHAPRPVVVVGGEQDYHCPGAPLRQAFDDLRTRYRAAGAADACHLTVGPEGHRFYADLAWPKILDLL, from the coding sequence ATGTCGTCATTTGAGCCTGACTCCCCGGCCGCGTCTGCGTTCGATCCGAGCCAGCGTCGATTGCCCTGGGACGAACACGAAGCGCTCGTTGCGCAGGCGACGCCGGCCATGGCGTACCGTGGCGGCGACTTTGCCAGCTGGACAATGCAGGCACGTCAACGGCTCGTGGATCGGCTTGGCCTTGATCCGCAGGAAGAGAACCGCGCGTTTGAGGTCGCCGTCGTGTGGGACCGGCCCCATCGGCTGGGCCGTATCCAAAAGCTCCTCCTTCGCGCCCCCGGCCTTGCGGACATGCCGATGTACTGGTGCTTGCCTGCCGAAACGCAAGCCCCGCTACCGGTGATGATCTGCCTTCAGGGTCACACCACGGGCATGCACTGTTCGATCGGCGTGCGCTTCGAGGATGAAAGTGTTTCCGAGCCGGCCGGGAACGATCGGGATTTCGCGTTGCAATGTCTTGAACGTGGCGTGGCCGCGCTGTGCATCGAGCAGCGTGGCTTTGGTGAACGACGGGACAGCGTCGAACGCCAATGCGACTGCCAGCACATGGCCATGCGGGCGCTCATGCTCGGCCGAACACTGGTGGGCGAACGCGTGGCTGACGTGAACCTCGCCTGCCGCTGGCTTGCGGATCAACCAGCGGTCGATACGTCGCGCATCGGCATCATGGGTAACTCCGGCGGCGGCACGACCAGCATCTACGCCGCCGCCTTGCTGAAGGCGATCCATCTCGCGGTACCAAGTTGTTCGTTCGGCCGGTGGTACGACACGTGGTTTACGGGTTCGCGCTGCGTGTGTGGCTACGTGCCGGGCATGCTTCACCACCTGGACCTTCCGGACGTGCTTGCGTTGCATGCGCCCCGGCCGGTGGTCGTCGTCGGCGGCGAGCAGGACTACCATTGCCCGGGGGCACCGCTTCGGCAGGCGTTTGATGATCTGCGTACTCGGTATAGGGCGGCCGGAGCAGCCGACGCCTGCCATCTGACCGTGGGTCCCGAGGGGCATCGCTTCTACGCGGACTTGGCTTGGCCGAAGATTCTCGATCTGTTGTGA
- a CDS encoding tyrosine-type recombinase/integrase, which yields MKLADRHVCEGTVPRITIGRRVYRRADGSRYASNTWTAQWSYEGKHHYEALKTRRKDAAVRKAFAICERIRAGEVKPKKYALTIAEMREKYLDLKRGEGRAPKTVQKYEAGLLSLVTWSTTVGRRSATSFTADDFWRYNRWLADNGASEKTRYDRLILIKQAFKWAHKQKLLAENPLVGVSLSEPAPTEQPCFTPDQVSILLRECDRNGWPVGCAEGGVIRISQRDNT from the coding sequence ATGAAGCTCGCCGACCGCCATGTCTGTGAGGGAACGGTGCCCCGCATCACCATCGGCCGGCGGGTCTACCGCCGCGCCGACGGCAGCCGGTATGCGAGCAACACGTGGACTGCCCAGTGGTCGTACGAGGGCAAGCATCATTACGAGGCGCTCAAGACCCGCCGCAAGGATGCGGCCGTGCGGAAAGCGTTTGCGATCTGCGAGCGGATTCGGGCTGGCGAGGTGAAACCGAAGAAGTACGCGCTCACCATCGCAGAGATGCGAGAGAAGTATCTCGACCTCAAGCGAGGGGAAGGCCGAGCGCCGAAGACGGTTCAGAAGTATGAAGCCGGGCTGCTGTCGCTGGTGACGTGGTCGACCACGGTCGGCCGGCGATCGGCCACGAGCTTCACCGCCGACGATTTCTGGCGCTACAACCGGTGGCTGGCGGACAACGGCGCCAGCGAAAAAACACGATACGACCGGCTCATCCTGATCAAGCAAGCGTTCAAGTGGGCGCACAAGCAAAAGCTGCTGGCTGAGAACCCGCTGGTCGGCGTCAGCCTCAGCGAACCGGCCCCGACCGAGCAGCCCTGCTTCACGCCGGATCAAGTGTCCATCTTGCTGCGGGAATGTGACCGTAACGGGTGGCCGGTGGGTTGCGCTGAGGGAGGAGTAATCAGAATTTCACAACGGGATAATACGTGA
- a CDS encoding DUF86 domain-containing protein, protein MPPEDRIRLEHMLEAATKARSLAEGRQRDDLDHDEPFLMALIKYLEIIGEAAAKTTDETQRAHPAIPWRQIVGMRNRLIHVYFDVNTHLVWRTVDEDLPPLIAEIKRILAMYG, encoded by the coding sequence ATGCCGCCTGAAGATCGCATCCGACTGGAACACATGCTCGAAGCCGCGACGAAGGCCCGATCGCTCGCCGAGGGCCGGCAGCGCGACGATCTGGACCATGACGAGCCGTTCCTGATGGCGCTGATCAAGTATCTGGAGATCATCGGTGAAGCCGCGGCGAAAACCACCGATGAAACGCAGCGTGCCCATCCCGCCATCCCCTGGCGACAGATCGTCGGCATGCGGAACCGGCTGATTCACGTCTACTTCGACGTGAACACCCATCTCGTGTGGCGAACCGTCGATGAAGACCTGCCACCGCTTATCGCTGAGATTAAGCGGATTCTCGCAATGTATGGTTGA
- a CDS encoding nucleotidyltransferase family protein: MIRRDFEIPKEKVADFCQRHRIRKLALFGSALREDFGPDSDIDVLIEFEPGAEVGLIKLAGMELELAELLGTTHRVDLRTPEDLSRHFRDDVMRSAEIQYAA, encoded by the coding sequence ATGATCCGCCGCGATTTTGAAATCCCCAAAGAGAAGGTCGCTGATTTCTGTCAGCGTCACCGCATCCGCAAGCTGGCGCTGTTCGGCTCAGCGCTGCGCGAGGATTTCGGCCCGGACAGCGACATCGATGTGCTGATCGAATTCGAGCCCGGCGCCGAGGTGGGCCTGATCAAGCTCGCGGGGATGGAATTGGAACTCGCCGAACTGCTGGGCACAACCCATCGCGTGGATCTGCGCACGCCCGAGGATTTGAGCCGACACTTCCGCGACGACGTGATGCGGTCAGCCGAGATCCAGTATGCCGCCTGA
- a CDS encoding alpha/beta hydrolase family protein — MMSSVEPDSPAAFALDPSQRRSPWDEHKALVAQATPAMAYRGGDFADWKTQARQRLVDRLGLDPQEENRAFEVAVLWDRPHRLGRIQKLLLRAPGFADMPMYWCVPAEAQAPLPVMICLQGHTTGMHCSIGVSFEDESIPEPAGNDREFALQCLERGVAALCIEQRGFGERRDNVERKSDCQHMAMRALMLGRTLAGERVADVNLACRWLADQPTVDASRIGIMGNSGGGTTSIYAAALLKAIHLAVPSCSFGRLYDTWFTGSRCVCGYVPDMLHHLDLPDVLALHAPSPVLVVGGEQDYHCPGPPLRMAFDDLRARYAAAGAADACHLAVGAEGHRFYADLAWPKVCELL, encoded by the coding sequence ATGATGTCTTCCGTTGAGCCTGACTCCCCTGCCGCGTTTGCTCTCGATCCGAGCCAGCGTCGATCGCCTTGGGACGAACACAAAGCACTTGTTGCGCAGGCGACGCCGGCCATGGCGTACCGTGGCGGTGACTTTGCCGACTGGAAAACGCAGGCGCGTCAACGGCTTGTTGATCGGCTTGGCCTCGATCCACAGGAGGAGAACCGCGCGTTCGAGGTCGCCGTTTTGTGGGATCGACCCCATCGGCTGGGCCGTATTCAAAAGCTCCTCCTTCGCGCCCCCGGCTTTGCGGACATGCCGATGTACTGGTGCGTGCCTGCCGAAGCGCAAGCCCCCCTGCCGGTGATGATCTGCCTTCAGGGTCATACCACGGGCATGCACTGTTCGATCGGCGTCAGCTTTGAGGATGAAAGCATTCCCGAGCCGGCCGGGAACGATCGGGAGTTCGCGTTGCAATGTCTTGAGCGTGGCGTCGCCGCGTTGTGCATCGAACAGCGAGGCTTTGGTGAACGGCGGGACAATGTCGAACGCAAATCCGACTGCCAGCACATGGCCATGCGGGCACTCATGCTCGGCCGAACGCTGGCGGGCGAGCGCGTGGCCGACGTGAATCTCGCCTGCCGCTGGCTTGCGGATCAGCCGACGGTCGATGCGTCGCGCATCGGCATCATGGGCAACTCCGGCGGCGGCACGACCAGCATCTACGCCGCCGCGCTGCTTAAGGCGATCCACCTCGCCGTGCCGAGTTGTTCGTTCGGCCGCTTGTATGACACATGGTTTACCGGATCGCGTTGCGTGTGCGGCTACGTGCCGGACATGTTGCATCACCTCGACCTCCCGGACGTACTTGCGTTGCACGCCCCTTCGCCCGTGCTCGTGGTCGGTGGCGAGCAGGACTACCACTGCCCGGGGCCACCACTTCGCATGGCGTTTGATGATCTGCGTGCTCGTTATGCAGCCGCCGGCGCTGCCGACGCCTGCCATCTGGCCGTGGGCGCTGAAGGGCACCGCTTCTATGCCGATCTGGCTTGGCCGAAGGTTTGCGAACTGTTGTAA
- a CDS encoding GntR family transcriptional regulator: protein MGIKSDQVRHVILRQIRSGEFAAGEQLPSEQALADTLGVSVQTVRRGLAQLVEDQVIVKQPRVGNFVRSRASSTAARQVVLALPTYLREADSPRPSAEALLGGIGKALHWCDYAVRTMYYRHDHFAEDVGDHLAEGGFDGLLLLGHRLIPEQQIRRLLRTGPPTVLLSRDPHLLSLGVSAFYLHTAFLLESLLAGFIERGYRNIRVVQFTSSPWVGDASLVLQRYAAWLGLNFDQLVVALPNSTGRVDYTPLDDLLEPNHRPEALIVPDECVASKVFRRAYQVDCRVPDQLALAALYDSTPAIHPVPLTACDAQRGNHEVGHMAATHLHEMIEGRAKAIQVAVCEGVAWRDTVGHKRNPPVEPNLQQLERRESSGDQAGAAVSTRSSGR from the coding sequence ATGGGAATCAAATCTGACCAGGTTCGGCACGTCATTCTTCGGCAGATTCGCTCGGGCGAGTTTGCCGCGGGTGAGCAGTTGCCGTCCGAGCAGGCATTGGCGGACACGCTGGGGGTCAGCGTTCAGACGGTTCGGCGAGGCCTTGCCCAACTGGTTGAAGATCAGGTGATTGTGAAGCAGCCTCGGGTGGGGAATTTCGTGCGCAGCCGCGCATCCTCCACCGCTGCGAGGCAAGTGGTACTGGCGCTGCCGACGTATCTGCGAGAGGCCGACTCGCCAAGGCCCTCTGCGGAAGCTTTGCTGGGGGGGATTGGCAAGGCGCTGCACTGGTGTGATTATGCGGTGCGGACGATGTACTACCGTCATGATCATTTTGCGGAGGATGTGGGCGATCATTTGGCCGAGGGGGGGTTTGACGGCCTGTTGCTTTTGGGGCACCGTTTGATTCCTGAGCAGCAGATTCGTCGCCTGCTTCGAACAGGCCCGCCGACCGTGCTGCTGTCTCGTGACCCGCACTTGTTGAGCTTAGGCGTCTCGGCTTTTTATCTGCATACAGCGTTTCTGCTCGAGTCACTCCTGGCCGGCTTTATCGAGCGGGGGTATCGCAACATTCGCGTTGTGCAGTTCACGTCCTCGCCGTGGGTGGGCGATGCCTCGCTAGTTTTGCAGCGGTATGCGGCGTGGCTGGGGTTAAATTTTGATCAATTGGTCGTCGCGTTGCCCAATAGTACCGGCCGCGTCGACTATACGCCGTTGGACGATCTACTTGAGCCGAACCATAGGCCTGAGGCGCTGATCGTTCCCGACGAGTGCGTTGCCAGCAAAGTGTTCCGCCGGGCATATCAGGTGGATTGTCGAGTTCCCGACCAGCTTGCGCTTGCTGCATTATATGACAGTACGCCGGCCATCCATCCCGTGCCGCTGACTGCTTGCGACGCGCAGCGAGGCAATCATGAAGTTGGGCATATGGCAGCGACCCACCTGCACGAAATGATTGAAGGGCGTGCCAAAGCCATCCAGGTTGCGGTATGCGAGGGCGTGGCCTGGCGCGATACTGTGGGGCACAAGCGGAATCCACCTGTCGAGCCTAATTTGCAGCAACTGGAGCGGCGCGAATCGTCCGGCGACCAGGCAGGTGCGGCCGTCAGCACGCGTAGTTCCGGCAGGTAA
- a CDS encoding prepilin-type N-terminal cleavage/methylation domain-containing protein — protein MINLRNKNQCRRGFTLIELLVVITIIALMISLLLPALNSARSTAQLMKSSSNQRQIMLALTMYTQDYGRLPYGYQDEDLNALPGTFAAWTRVITYFGYVSSDEVFFSPATDYGFSYNRDPSEQVYSPWAYPSYGVNSQGAMPQYNPTNTRRGASLDDASSVTSLSNFLILRHVWNAAYPERDYGWYRWFRFNPMHPPANAYYGNRVAATYADGHVQTMSTDEMRDITFGNDHEKGPFWENQFTQ, from the coding sequence ATGATAAATTTACGAAACAAGAACCAATGTCGGCGTGGGTTTACGTTAATCGAATTGCTCGTTGTAATTACAATTATAGCATTGATGATTTCACTTCTGCTGCCTGCATTAAACAGTGCCCGAAGCACAGCTCAGCTTATGAAAAGCTCGAGCAATCAACGGCAAATCATGCTCGCTTTGACAATGTATACCCAGGATTACGGCCGGCTTCCGTACGGCTACCAGGATGAGGATCTGAATGCGCTTCCCGGCACCTTTGCCGCCTGGACGCGCGTGATCACCTATTTCGGCTATGTCTCATCCGATGAAGTTTTCTTTAGCCCCGCTACGGACTACGGCTTTTCCTATAACCGCGACCCCTCAGAGCAGGTGTATTCGCCATGGGCGTATCCCAGCTACGGCGTCAACAGTCAGGGGGCAATGCCGCAGTATAATCCCACGAACACCCGGCGGGGGGCGAGCCTGGATGATGCGAGTTCGGTCACTTCTTTGAGTAATTTTTTGATCTTACGACATGTGTGGAATGCTGCTTATCCGGAACGCGATTACGGCTGGTATCGGTGGTTTCGGTTTAATCCAATGCATCCGCCAGCCAATGCCTATTATGGCAATCGTGTGGCGGCGACTTATGCCGATGGCCATGTTCAAACCATGTCGACAGACGAAATGCGTGATATTACTTTTGGCAATGATCATGAAAAAGGACCCTTCTGGGAAAACCAGTTCACACAATAA